From Halotia branconii CENA392, the proteins below share one genomic window:
- a CDS encoding DnaB-like helicase N-terminal domain-containing protein, producing the protein MVAVPYSYTDEYSFKPADDRLPPQNIEAEEAVLGGILLDPSAIYRVKDRLKTEHFYIGAHKDIYHACLRLNKQGLPTDLLHVSSWLSDHDLLARIGGRSKLATLADRTVSAANIDSLAGIVIKKYKRRELLKSGYKTIQLAYDEEQDLVDIFATVTNKIKAVTDTPLAPTKDEYQRWKHDRLLEEVTNIYTTCVEPSFRFLKLHELAKEHSVTNNFLEHFYLKSLTAQCSKLLTYEELKELAGSTVREWLLNGLVPKSTTILLAADGGIGKTKLAYGIGKVLIQGNQFGNFIATGEKRKILYYQGDESPGDMMQALESLGYSKEDIGKYVRVRFGWSAENIPALIEDLKEFQPDFVVIDSLSTINRFSIYQESQMEYARPILEMTGLATNYKTTFLLIHHSNKLGGVRGTTAIRNAVSEVWTLSKDSSETGTPNDRILEIDKSRSRSSGNKYRMFFNPEDLSFTFMGEEGQDFGGPAQSAKERTLQLLADHRNVKFTSEEIAHRLGFSKDYARRYLTELSADGLVSVKRQPGKANLYFLAYEGSPEDHPSDHLDPHPESFASREIQPTFDVSIKKTGSPQDHPSDHLQKVDAVNNTAKGDPKSAENHEKIQQSENFAAPSHLEDHLCSNALLGIESGGDPGGDPTPDMCEKIHTQEIAVKDLPENNCSHSPQGDPGGDPGVIVNKDDHPSSHLVPKISIEVGDIYWSKSLKNKVKVTKLYPSAKKADVVVAKDPIAKPRLLWSDLVAWTEELRIGDEVEVLEGEHRGQVLLVSSINGGIWLKKPSRNSFSPPLSNNGQPYHAQQLKKG; encoded by the coding sequence ATGGTAGCAGTTCCTTATTCCTACACAGATGAATACAGCTTTAAACCTGCTGATGATAGGTTGCCACCACAAAATATTGAAGCAGAAGAAGCCGTCTTAGGTGGCATTCTACTAGACCCAAGTGCCATATATCGTGTTAAAGACAGGCTAAAAACAGAACATTTTTATATTGGCGCACACAAAGATATTTATCATGCTTGTCTTCGGCTAAACAAGCAAGGATTACCAACCGATTTACTACATGTTAGTAGCTGGTTATCAGACCATGATTTACTTGCAAGAATTGGTGGCAGAAGCAAGTTAGCTACCCTTGCAGACCGTACAGTCAGCGCTGCAAACATTGATAGCCTCGCGGGGATAGTAATCAAAAAATACAAGCGTCGAGAACTCCTAAAATCAGGTTATAAGACTATACAGTTAGCCTACGATGAGGAGCAAGATTTGGTAGATATCTTTGCAACCGTTACTAACAAAATCAAGGCAGTAACCGATACACCCTTAGCACCTACAAAAGATGAATATCAACGCTGGAAACATGACCGACTACTAGAAGAGGTGACGAATATTTATACAACTTGTGTAGAACCATCTTTTAGGTTTCTCAAACTGCATGAGTTAGCGAAGGAACACTCAGTTACTAACAATTTTCTAGAACATTTTTACTTAAAAAGTCTCACGGCTCAATGTAGTAAATTACTCACCTATGAAGAATTAAAAGAGTTAGCAGGTTCTACAGTTCGTGAGTGGTTATTAAATGGCTTGGTTCCTAAAAGCACAACTATTTTACTAGCTGCTGATGGTGGAATTGGTAAAACTAAACTCGCTTATGGAATTGGTAAAGTCCTGATTCAGGGTAATCAGTTTGGTAATTTCATTGCTACAGGAGAGAAACGCAAAATTCTCTATTACCAAGGAGATGAAAGTCCCGGCGACATGATGCAAGCATTGGAGTCGCTAGGTTATTCAAAAGAAGATATTGGCAAGTACGTTAGGGTGCGGTTTGGCTGGAGTGCTGAAAATATCCCAGCTTTAATTGAAGACTTAAAAGAGTTTCAACCTGATTTTGTTGTCATCGACTCGCTTTCAACCATTAACAGATTTTCAATTTATCAGGAATCACAGATGGAGTATGCCCGTCCCATCCTAGAGATGACCGGGCTGGCCACTAATTATAAAACCACCTTTTTACTAATTCATCACAGCAATAAGCTAGGTGGTGTCAGGGGTACAACAGCCATTAGAAATGCAGTTAGTGAGGTCTGGACACTATCAAAGGACAGCAGTGAAACTGGTACGCCTAACGACCGCATCTTAGAAATTGACAAATCGCGATCGCGCTCCTCCGGCAATAAATATCGGATGTTTTTTAATCCCGAAGACCTCAGCTTTACTTTTATGGGAGAAGAGGGGCAAGACTTTGGTGGCCCAGCGCAATCGGCAAAGGAAAGAACATTGCAACTGCTGGCTGACCACAGAAACGTCAAATTTACCAGTGAAGAAATAGCCCACAGGCTAGGCTTTTCAAAGGATTATGCCCGTCGTTACCTAACGGAGCTATCAGCCGATGGTTTGGTGAGCGTAAAGCGCCAGCCGGGGAAAGCCAACCTCTATTTCCTTGCTTACGAAGGATCACCAGAGGATCACCCCTCGGATCACCTCGACCCACATCCTGAAAGCTTTGCTAGTAGAGAGATACAGCCAACTTTTGATGTTAGTATAAAAAAAACAGGATCACCCCAGGATCACCCCTCGGATCACCTCCAAAAAGTAGATGCAGTCAACAACACAGCCAAAGGTGATCCTAAAAGTGCTGAAAATCATGAAAAAATTCAGCAGTCAGAAAATTTTGCAGCCCCAAGCCACCTTGAGGATCACCTTTGCTCGAATGCCTTGCTAGGTATAGAGTCTGGAGGTGATCCAGGGGGTGATCCTACCCCGGATATGTGTGAAAAGATACATACCCAGGAAATAGCAGTCAAAGACTTACCAGAGAATAATTGCAGCCATTCTCCGCAGGGTGATCCGGGGGGTGATCCTGGGGTGATCGTGAATAAGGACGATCACCCCTCATCACACCTAGTCCCCAAAATCAGCATTGAGGTTGGTGATATCTATTGGTCAAAGTCATTGAAAAATAAAGTCAAGGTCACAAAGCTGTACCCTTCCGCCAAAAAAGCGGATGTAGTTGTTGCTAAAGACCCAATAGCAAAGCCTCGCTTACTTTGGTCAGATTTGGTTGCCTGGACAGAAGAACTAAGGATTGGGGATGAGGTGGAAGTTTTGGAAGGAGAACACCGCGGCCAGGTTTTGCTTGTTAGTTCCATTAATGGTGGTATTTGGCTCAAAAAGCCTAGCCGTAATAGCTTCTCTCCACCATTGAGCAATAATGGGCAACCTTACCACGCACAACAGCTTAAAAAGGGCTGA
- a CDS encoding tautomerase family protein encodes MTQIKVYGLAEKLNPIKTKLANIIHSSIIEVLQLPPKKRFHRFFSLERDDFYYPSDRSENYLIIEISMFEGRTLETKKRLIYRLIQKINQNLNIAVNDIEITLFETPPANWGIRGLTGDELNLNYKVDV; translated from the coding sequence AACCCTATTAAAACAAAGCTTGCAAATATCATTCATAGCTCTATTATTGAGGTGTTGCAACTTCCCCCTAAAAAACGATTTCATAGATTCTTCTCCCTGGAAAGAGATGACTTTTACTATCCATCAGATAGGTCAGAAAATTACTTAATCATTGAGATTAGCATGTTTGAGGGGCGTACACTAGAAACCAAAAAGCGCTTAATTTATAGATTAATTCAGAAGATTAATCAAAACTTAAATATCGCTGTTAATGATATTGAAATTACACTTTTTGAAACGCCTCCGGCTAACTGGGGTATTCGGGGTTTAACAGGTGATGAATTAAATCTAAATTACAAGGTAGACGTTTGA
- a CDS encoding tyrosine-type recombinase/integrase, translated as MKNHRNGQAAILSDAEYSKIRKQIRSKKYKLLLDLAWYTGERWGALVKLQVADVYREDGTPHEYINFRACTRKATPDGKRQTRQVPVHPVLAEALATYQPEDNSLWLFPCRDGNGAITIRWADMILRAAVDRAGMSAKGISTHSTRRSFITKLHRNGTDLYTIKKITGHRDFKSLEKYVDIDSDRVKGAINAL; from the coding sequence ATGAAAAACCATAGAAACGGTCAAGCTGCAATTTTAAGCGATGCGGAATATTCCAAAATTCGCAAGCAGATCCGCAGTAAAAAATATAAGTTGCTTCTGGATCTAGCATGGTACACAGGTGAAAGATGGGGGGCACTCGTGAAATTGCAGGTTGCCGATGTTTATCGCGAAGACGGAACACCGCACGAGTATATCAATTTTCGAGCTTGCACCCGCAAAGCTACACCAGATGGTAAACGCCAAACTCGCCAAGTGCCCGTGCATCCAGTTTTGGCTGAGGCACTGGCAACTTATCAACCAGAGGATAACTCATTGTGGTTGTTCCCTTGCAGAGACGGAAACGGGGCTATAACTATTCGCTGGGCTGATATGATTCTGCGAGCAGCAGTCGATAGGGCTGGGATGAGTGCTAAAGGAATTAGTACCCATAGCACCCGCCGGAGTTTTATAACTAAGCTGCATCGCAACGGAACGGACTTGTACACAATCAAAAAAATTACTGGACACCGTGATTTTAAGTCACTTGAAAAATATGTAGATATTGACAGCGATCGCGTCAAGGGAGCCATCAACGCTCTATGA
- a CDS encoding alanine-zipper protein — protein sequence MPTSGGQTLISDVDGLKSALRALEIKLSDTTNIAVRTANGLNTVERKTDNLSSKIDIVDGKATRSLSTANGASNEAKNATGVANKADNKANKALNVSNETQGTARRALVVGERAEIVGTKADRDAAAAFGQANNASAQATKAASDAELSKGLSIQTRRVAETAISEAKASTLVAKEASALSKATRGIADNAVGVAKAAQRAIDIVDNKIASVVGQVGRLASKVADVALDAAEAIGISRKALTTAGKVAGDLLGLAARVAGLASTVIEILQLVAFAEALGSRIDGIERELTSLGDAVSNILGRQLPTIRGIARNALEVASSVRGVADYAVSLGNSASSQASSAISQARQAIGTAGQAILAANVAQTVASTAINTAVQANSQAVKAASIAIAAGSVAATANVTANAASTSANEAKSTAKDAKDTAKKAQNTGDNALAKAVEVAAGLATLLGLYQLLKLKPGIPGVPGIPGRDGRPGRDGRQGAPGITQIIQIPGQPGRDGRDGLNGFPGRPGRDGKDGVDAVPYNDSGLKAFIAAQHSATRSSILAPIMALLAPIFAICKQILDAVSQFSNAAQLALLNIINNKLGVQLPGGIAGKLSRVAEWLHLDRVLNVLIWWQTLHNAYMLSANLGQTLTSAISNVLAAIGIKDAEGSPLDIGAILGGQFDSLAKSVIGESEWGSIKAEYKKWNRIYQAAANLMNSIQSIGYSILSALEVVGSWVAFIGNALKRWGKVSEKAYRWMNPTPNFQNKFFTNLENAENVVSQVDQVASEVLSVQQTVNQIGEQKEQFTKALSQEPESKQGTTPPEAAQIKAASDVAKLFSATGLAITDIDKEADD from the coding sequence ATGCCAACTTCTGGAGGGCAAACATTAATAAGTGATGTCGATGGGCTGAAATCGGCATTACGCGCACTAGAAATAAAGTTAAGTGATACCACAAACATAGCTGTTAGAACCGCTAATGGTTTAAATACGGTAGAGAGGAAAACAGATAATTTATCATCAAAAATTGATATCGTAGACGGAAAAGCTACTAGGTCGCTTAGTACCGCTAACGGTGCTAGTAACGAAGCTAAAAATGCAACTGGTGTCGCCAACAAAGCCGACAATAAGGCCAATAAGGCGTTGAATGTTAGCAACGAAACACAAGGCACAGCAAGACGAGCGCTCGTCGTAGGTGAACGTGCTGAAATCGTTGGCACAAAAGCAGACAGAGACGCGGCGGCTGCATTCGGTCAAGCTAATAATGCAAGCGCTCAAGCAACTAAGGCTGCAAGCGATGCCGAGTTAAGTAAAGGTTTGTCTATTCAAACCAGAAGAGTAGCAGAAACGGCTATCAGTGAAGCCAAAGCGTCAACGTTAGTGGCTAAAGAGGCAAGCGCACTAAGTAAAGCGACTAGGGGGATTGCTGACAATGCTGTAGGGGTAGCAAAAGCAGCCCAACGCGCTATTGACATCGTAGACAACAAAATCGCTAGTGTTGTCGGTCAAGTTGGCAGGCTTGCTAGCAAAGTAGCAGATGTAGCTTTAGACGCGGCTGAAGCAATAGGCATATCAAGAAAAGCGTTAACTACTGCTGGTAAGGTAGCTGGTGATTTATTGGGACTTGCCGCTAGAGTGGCAGGTTTAGCGAGTACTGTTATCGAAATTTTGCAGTTAGTAGCCTTCGCTGAGGCTTTGGGTTCTCGGATAGACGGCATAGAGCGAGAGTTGACATCACTTGGTGACGCTGTATCTAATATTTTAGGTCGCCAATTGCCAACCATTAGAGGTATAGCCAGGAATGCTTTAGAGGTAGCTAGTTCGGTGCGTGGTGTAGCTGACTATGCCGTAAGCTTAGGAAATTCTGCAAGCTCTCAAGCAAGCAGTGCAATATCTCAAGCTAGGCAAGCAATTGGCACAGCGGGACAAGCAATTCTTGCAGCTAATGTTGCTCAAACCGTTGCATCCACAGCAATCAATACAGCAGTACAAGCAAATTCTCAGGCAGTGAAAGCTGCAAGTATTGCGATCGCTGCGGGTAGCGTCGCCGCAACTGCAAACGTAACTGCCAACGCTGCTAGCACTTCAGCAAATGAAGCTAAATCAACAGCTAAGGATGCTAAGGACACAGCCAAGAAAGCCCAAAACACTGGTGATAATGCCCTAGCAAAAGCTGTAGAAGTAGCTGCGGGACTAGCGACATTATTGGGACTGTATCAATTGCTTAAACTTAAACCCGGCATTCCAGGTGTTCCAGGCATTCCGGGTCGTGACGGTAGACCCGGCAGGGATGGACGGCAAGGCGCTCCTGGTATCACGCAAATTATTCAAATTCCAGGCCAACCGGGCAGAGACGGAAGAGATGGTTTAAATGGATTCCCCGGTAGACCAGGGAGAGATGGAAAGGATGGAGTAGATGCAGTGCCTTATAACGATTCAGGGCTAAAAGCCTTTATAGCAGCTCAACACTCAGCAACTAGGTCATCGATATTGGCTCCGATCATGGCATTGCTAGCCCCAATATTTGCTATTTGTAAGCAGATTTTAGATGCTGTTAGTCAATTTAGTAATGCCGCACAATTAGCACTATTAAACATTATTAATAATAAGCTCGGTGTCCAACTTCCTGGTGGCATTGCTGGTAAGTTATCGCGAGTAGCTGAATGGCTGCATTTAGATCGAGTTTTGAATGTTCTTATCTGGTGGCAGACTTTGCACAATGCCTATATGCTCAGTGCCAATTTAGGACAAACATTAACTAGTGCAATATCCAATGTATTAGCAGCAATTGGTATCAAAGATGCAGAAGGTAGCCCTTTAGATATTGGTGCAATTTTAGGTGGTCAGTTTGATTCACTCGCTAAATCTGTAATTGGTGAGAGTGAATGGGGAAGTATTAAAGCTGAATATAAAAAATGGAACCGTATTTATCAAGCTGCTGCTAACTTAATGAATAGCATTCAATCAATTGGCTATTCAATTTTAAGTGCTTTAGAAGTTGTTGGTTCTTGGGTTGCTTTTATTGGTAATGCTTTAAAAAGATGGGGAAAGGTTAGCGAAAAAGCTTACAGATGGATGAATCCTACACCTAACTTTCAAAATAAATTTTTTACTAATTTAGAAAACGCTGAAAATGTAGTTTCTCAAGTAGATCAAGTTGCTAGTGAGGTTCTCTCTGTCCAGCAAACTGTTAACCAGATTGGAGAACAAAAAGAACAATTTACTAAAGCATTGAGTCAAGAGCCAGAAAGTAAGCAAGGAACTACACCACCAGAGGCAGCACAAATTAAAGCTGCTTCTGATGTTGCTAAATTGTTTAGTGCAACTGGTTTGGCTATTACTGATATAGACAAGGAGGCAGATGATTAA